From a region of the Dickeya poaceiphila genome:
- a CDS encoding PBSX family phage terminase large subunit — MSVARIELPPKLIPVFSGEARYRGAYGGRGSAKTRSFALMTAIRAYMFAEAGVSGVILGAREFMNSLEDSSMEEIKQAIRSVSWLSDYFDIGDRYIRTKNRRVWYAFSGLRHNLDSIKSKARILIAWIDEAETVSEIAWQKLLPTVREEGSEVWVTWNPEKDGSPTDTRFRKKKPDGAKIVELNYTDNPWFPDVLDQERLNDRDRLDDQTYAWIWDGAYRENSDAQILAGKYRVAEFEPEAHWDGPYYGIDWGFSQDPTAGVKCWVGNDRLWIEYEAGKVGLENDDIADFMIQRLPEIEEHVIRADSARPETISHVKSTGNGKRNNLPKITGVEKWTGSVEDGIAHLRSYKEIIIHSRCKEWLKEARLYSYKTDRLTGDVLTDIVDAHNHFIDATRYALAPMIKGKGKININPALIKQAQHRARRPFR, encoded by the coding sequence ATGTCAGTAGCACGGATTGAATTACCACCGAAGCTAATCCCGGTATTTAGCGGCGAAGCGCGTTATCGCGGCGCATACGGTGGTCGAGGATCGGCGAAAACTCGATCATTTGCCTTGATGACTGCTATTCGGGCGTATATGTTCGCCGAAGCTGGCGTTTCTGGTGTTATTCTCGGCGCTCGTGAGTTTATGAACTCGCTTGAAGACTCCAGTATGGAGGAAATTAAGCAGGCTATTCGTTCCGTATCCTGGCTGAGTGATTATTTTGATATTGGTGACAGATACATTCGCACCAAAAATCGCCGGGTTTGGTATGCGTTTTCCGGCTTGCGGCATAATCTCGACAGCATCAAATCCAAAGCCCGCATACTGATAGCATGGATTGATGAAGCCGAAACAGTCAGCGAGATAGCGTGGCAAAAATTGCTGCCAACCGTGCGTGAAGAGGGTTCGGAAGTTTGGGTAACGTGGAACCCTGAAAAGGACGGTAGCCCCACAGATACGCGATTCAGGAAAAAAAAACCAGATGGCGCGAAAATTGTCGAACTGAATTACACAGATAATCCGTGGTTTCCCGATGTTCTCGACCAAGAACGGCTGAATGACCGAGACAGATTGGACGACCAGACGTATGCATGGATTTGGGACGGCGCATATCGGGAAAATAGCGATGCACAAATTCTGGCTGGTAAATATCGTGTGGCTGAATTTGAGCCAGAAGCCCATTGGGATGGTCCATATTACGGTATTGACTGGGGATTTAGCCAAGACCCGACCGCTGGCGTTAAGTGCTGGGTCGGTAATGACAGGCTTTGGATCGAATACGAGGCTGGAAAAGTCGGGTTGGAAAACGATGACATTGCTGATTTTATGATTCAGCGCCTTCCTGAAATTGAAGAGCATGTTATTCGCGCCGATTCTGCGAGACCGGAAACTATCAGTCACGTCAAATCAACAGGTAATGGTAAACGCAATAATCTGCCAAAAATTACCGGTGTTGAGAAATGGACGGGAAGCGTAGAGGATGGTATTGCTCATTTGCGCAGTTACAAAGAAATCATTATCCACTCTCGCTGCAAGGAATGGCTAAAAGAGGCGAGGCTATACAGTTACAAGACCGACAGGCTTACCGGTGATGTTCTGACTGATATTGTCGATGCTCACAACCATTTTATTGATGCCACAAGGTATGCCCTCGCGCCGATGATTAAGGGCAAGGGGAAAATAAACATCAATCCAGCATTAATCAAACAAGCCCAACATCGGGCGCGTCGTCCATTCCGCTAG